The Setaria italica strain Yugu1 chromosome IX, Setaria_italica_v2.0, whole genome shotgun sequence genome has a window encoding:
- the LOC101764460 gene encoding mediator of RNA polymerase II transcription subunit 31, which yields MSYTGSAPVSDVESAPGEGEKGEKPPPRFELELEFVQCLANPTYIHYLAQNRYFEDEAFIGYLKYLKYWQRPEYIKYIMYPHCLFFLELLQNANFRNAMAHPASKELAHRQQYFFWKNYRNNRMKHILPRPPPEPAPAAPSQGPAVMPLPPSVPTPVAPPVPAPASSMPAVATGGASAMSPMQFVGTPGTNMPKTDMRNAMGNRKRKMG from the exons ATGTCCTATACTGGGTCCGCCCCTGTGTCCGACGTCGAGTCCGCCCCTGGTGAGGGCGAGAAGGGCGAGAAGCCGCCTCCGCGATTCGAACTCGAGTTGGAGTTCGTGCAGTGCCTCGCCAACCCTACCTACATTCACT ATCTAGCACAGAATAGATATTTTGAGGATGAGGCATTTATCGGATACCTCAAGTACCTAAAATATTGGCAGCGTCCGGAGTATATCAAATACATAAT GTATCCACACTGCCTTTTCTTTCTTGAGCTCCTCCAAAATGCCAATTTCCGCAATGCAATGGCACATCCAGCAAGCAAG GAGCTTGCTCACAGGCAGCAATATTTCTTCTGGAAAAACTACAGGAATAATAGAATGAAGCACATCTTACCACGCCCTCCTCCTGAACCAGCTCCTGCGGCACCTTCACAAGGACCTGCAGTGATGCCCCTACCACCATCAGTACCGACACCTGTGGCCCCACCTGTTCCCGCGCCGGCATCATCTATGCCAGCCGTGGCAACAGGTGGTGCATCTGCAATGTCTCCTATGCAGTTTGTAGGAACTCCCGGCACCAATATGCCGAAGACCGACATGAGAAATGCTATGGGCAACAGAAAGAGGAA GATGGGCTAG
- the LOC101764866 gene encoding RNA-binding KH domain-containing protein PEPPER produces MADLSTAAVAAVEVGAPDSLPPPAAEETDAAAAAEEAAAAAKRWPGWPGDSVFRLVVPVLKVGSIIGRKGELIKRLVEETKARVRILEGPVGATERIVLVSGKEDPGLELPPAMDALIRVFKRVIGIADGAAEGTQASAAPGVCAARLLVPGAQAINLIGKQGATIKSIQESTGATIRVISVDERERPFYVTDDERIVEIQGETEKVVKALQAVSNHLRKFLVDHSVLPLFEKTNTTVSQDRSGDGWSDMSHPSIGSAQVNQPPPVVDEYILPVKRDSLYLEREPLVDHNIHRSGVSLYGRDPALSTLRPSGMHGAGPLLTQITQTMQIPLTYAEDIIGVKGANIAYIRANSGAVVTIQESLGSPDDITVEIKGTSSQVQAAQQLIQDSLAAHREPVRSSYVGAGLDPVYRSSYSQYGSSTYSSSSLPSYSSIDDGRYPSSGLGGYGSSYRY; encoded by the exons atggCCGACCTATCgactgccgccgtcgccgccgtggaggtCGGGGCGCCCGATTCgctgcccccgccggccgcagaGGAGACCgatgctgcggcggcggcggaggaggccgcggcggccgcgaagAGGTGGCCCGGGTGGCCCGGGGACAGCGTGTTCCGGCTGGTGGTTCCGGTGCTCAAGGTCGGGAGCATCATCGGGCGTAAGGGCGAGCTCATCAAGCGCCTCGTCGAGGAGACTAAGGCCAGGGTCCGCATCCTGGAGGGCCCCGTCGGCGCCACCGAGCGCATT GTTTTGGTTTCTGGGAAAGAAGATCCAGGCTTAGAGCTGCCTCCTGCTATGGATGCTCTAATAAGAGTTTTCAAACGTGTCATTGGAATAGCAGATGGAGCTGCTGAGGGCACTCAGGCATCTGCTGCACCTGGTGTATGTGCTGCTCGATTGTTGGTTCCTGGAGCTCAAGCTATTAACCTAATTGGGAAGCAAGGTGCCACAATCAAGTCAATCCAGGAGAGCACTGGTGCTACAATTCGTGTTATATCAGTAG ATGAACGAGAGCGACCATTCTATGTAACTGACGATGAAAGGATAGTTGAGATACAAGGTGAAACAGAGAAAGTTGTAAAAGCACTTCAAGCAGTTTCTAACCATCTTCGGAAGTTTTTGGTTGACCATAGTGTACTTCCATTATTTGAAAAGACT aATACTACAGTGAGCCAAGATCGCAGTGGTGATGGTTGGAGCGATATGTCACATCCTTCAATAGGTTCTGCACAAGTAAATCAACCACCTCCAGTAGTTGATGAGTATATTCTTCCGGTGAAGAGGGATTCTTTGTATCTTGAACGAGAACCTCTAGTAGATCATAACATTCATCGCTCAGGCGTGTCACTTTATGGGCGTGATCCTGCCTTGTCAACATTACGACCCTCTGGGATGCATGGTGCTGGACCTCTACTTACACAG ATAACTCAAACCATGCAAATCCCACTTACCTACGCAGAGGACATTATAGGAGTAAAAGGAGCAAATATCGCGTACATTCGAGCTAATAGTGGGGCCGTTGTTACAATTCAGGAGAGTTTGGGCAGCCCTGATGATATTACCGTTGAAATAAAGGGGACATCTTCGCAAGTACAAGCCGCCCAACAGCTCATCCAG GACTCCTTGGCTGCACACCGAGAACCTGTCAGAAGCAGCTATGTGGGAGCAGGATTAGATCCGGTGTACAGGTCCAGCTACTCACAATATGGCAGCTCCACCTATTCGTCATCATCGCTCCCATCTTATTCTAGCATCGATGACGGTAGGTACCCGTCTTCAGGCCTGGGCGGGTATGGGTCAAGCTACCGGTACTAG
- the LOC101765262 gene encoding cyclin-P4-1-like has protein sequence MTTGEMVEAAAVPRVVSILSALLQRVAERNDAAAAVEEAGALATAEGRRRPVSAFQGLTKPAISIGGYLERIFRFASCSPSCYVVAYIYLDRFLRRRPALAVDSFNVHRLLITSVLTAVKFVDDICYNNAYFARVGGISLVEMNYLEVDFLFGIAFDLNVTPAAFASYCSVLQSEMAYLDPPSPVDAPRLHCYSSAGTSDHHHDDPATAATAAGCHRHSQQQPQLTV, from the exons atgacgacGGGGGagatggtggaggcggcggcggtgccgcggGTGGTCTCGATCCTGTCGGCGCTGCTGCAGCGGGTGGCGGAGCGcaacgacgccgccgcggcggtggaggaggccggggcgttggcgacggcggaggggcggcggcggccggtctCGGCGTTCCAGGGGCTCACGAAGCCGGCCATCTCCATCGGCGGGTACCTGGAGCGCATCTTCCGCTTCGCCAGCTGCAGCCCGTCCTGCTACGTCGTCGCCTACATCTACCTCGACCGGTTCCTGCGGCGCCGCCCCGCGCTCGCCGTCGACTCCTTCAACGTCCACCGACTCCTCATCACCTCCGTCCTCACCGCCGTCAAGTTCGTCGACGACAT ATGCTACAACAACGCCTACTTCGCGCGGGTGGGTGGCATCAGCCTGGTGGAGATGAACTACTTGGAGGTTGACTTCCTCTTCGGCATCGCCTTCGACCTCAACGTCAcgcccgccgccttcgcctccTACTGCTCCGTGCTCCAGAGCGAGATGGCCTACCTCGACCCGCCGTCGCCCGTCGACGCTCCGCGGCTGCACTGCTACTCCTCCGCCGGCACATCCGATCACCACCACGACgatcccgccaccgccgccacggccgccggctGCCACCGTCACagtcagcagcagccgcagctcaCCGTATGA